The Electrophorus electricus isolate fEleEle1 chromosome 8, fEleEle1.pri, whole genome shotgun sequence genome contains the following window.
TCCActgtctttttgttgttgttattgcgATGCCAGGGCAGGCCCAAGCCTGTATGGAGCCCTAAGCAGAAAACTGAGTCACCATTGACaacatagaaaaacaaacaaacaaaattttaaGCGGTTTTGAGCGCCCTTAGCATGCACTGTTGAGGCtccctccagagaatgtctaacaaacaaagaaaactcatttttatacatttttatactgaTGTTGATGATTTTTGCCCAAAGTTAGGTCAAACTTTCATCAGATGAGCCCTCATATGACAAATAAGTTGGCACAATCCTGAGCAGTTTCGTTGGGTCATACGGGGCGACACCCACGGTATGACATTGTTTTGTGCTAGAATTAGCTTGCTGTACAATGGAAAGTTGTTCGTTTGCCATACTGCAATAAGCACCATGAGTGGGCTGCCTTGGTGTGGCAGAGTTGATGTTATCACACACAGTCTGTAGGAAGTACCACAGGGGCCTGTCTGAGCCATATTCATTAAAATCACACGATGTTCCCTCACTGCAGACATTCAGCATATTTTCAACAATAACTCCCACTGCTGCAGTTGTGACAGAGGGCAACATCTCCAGTTCTTCGTGATTGTTGATGGGAAAACCTTGAGTGCCACTTAACCAGTCAGACAATGTGCAGAGCTGCACAAAATCCTGCATCTTGGTCAAAGCTGCAACCAGCAGGTTTTGGGCAACATCCTCAGTAGAACTTCCAGTCATAAAAAGACCCTCAGCATGGGAATAGATCTCCATAAGAGACAGGTTCATCTAgagtaacaaaaacacatacaagagCAGTAAACAAGATTATAGTCATTGATCACTGATCTTGGTCTTAACATTTATAATCTTCTTTCCGATTGTATATACTGCTAATGGATTTATAATCCCATCAACTATGGaggaaaacattgttttgagtaatgaaataaatgatcaaaagGGTCCCTCACCTGCTTTAGGGAGTCATTCAAAATAGCGGACATGAGGCTGAAAGTTGCTGTCCTGTTGAGATAATATTTTACGTTAGGTGGTAACATTTAAACTTagaatatttgaatttgaaactGGAAAATTATTGTATTGAATTCAACCtatcaaaaacaattaaattcacaaaaaaaggattaaaaatGCAGCACATATCTTGGAATGAATTTTTGGTAGAAGTGTAATTATGATGTTGAGATTAAAtgacccacacagagacaagaTAAACCTAGTACACTCTGCATATTCCTTCTCTCCACCATCCTCAGactctttgtttttcctttcttgttcCACCCACTATTTTATGACATCATCAAGTACAGAACAAGGAAGACATTCTTACTGATCTCAAAGGACATAACACTAATTTCAGAAGGCAGCTCTTTCAGTACTGAGTGCAGGAAAATGGCAGAGGCCAGTATTTCAGTAGATCAGGACCAGTTCAGCTGTCCAATCTGTCTGGATCTACTGAAGGATCCAGTGACTATCAACTGTGGACACAGtttctgtatggtgtgtattaatGATTACTGGGATCAGGATGATCAGAGGGGAATCTACAGCTGTCCACAGTGCAGAGAGACTTTCTCTCCAAGACCTGTTCTACACAGGAACAACATGCTGGCTGAAGTGgtggagaaactgaagaagacTGAACTCCAccctgcttctcctgctcactgTTACGCCAGACCTGGAGATCTGGAGTGTGATTTCTGCACTGGGAGAAAACGCAAAGCCAGTGAATCTTGTTTGGTGTGTCAGACGTCTTTCTGTGAAACTCATCGCAAATCTCATTACGAAGTTCCTGCTTTGAAAAAGCACAAATTGATCAAAGCCTCCACACGTCTGCAAGAGATGATCTGCTCTCAACACGACAAAGTGATTGAGATCTACTGCCGTACTGACCAGAGCTGCATCTGTTATTTGTGTACAATGGATGAACACAAAGGCCATGATACAGtctcagctgcagcaggaagaactgaaaaacaggtgaaaatgacattttattaacattcgaataattaaaatttgtttCTAATTTAGACTCGTGTTTGTGTTGAAAATCACTGTGAGAAAGAAGGCACCAGAACCAAATCAGCTGTACCTGTAGAGTACAAAGACCAACATAGCAAATAACCAGCAGCCATTACCTGTCTTATCAGCTTTGCAGTAGTCATATGATAGAGACACACCTCTTATACGGttaatgacaaataaataaatgttttttatttgcccACTAAGTGAGCTAAAGGAGgtgcagattattattattattattattattattattattattattattattattattaactttaACTCATTATTTTCCATTCAGACTCAGCTAAAGAGGTGCAGAGCAAATCCCAGTGGAGaatccaggagaaagagaagaaggtccAGGAGCTGAAGCAAGCTGTAAACACTCTTAAGGTGAGTGCTGTGCAGAGATCTGCTGGAACAGCTGTTTCACAGCTCAGTCAAACCTCTCCTCCAGACGGCCAGTGAGGAGACCAGTGTGGGAGACTTTGGACTCTCACACAGTCATGATGGGGACAATACAACACCTGGGGTAACAATAACAGAACGTATAATAATTCTGCTTTAAATAACCTAATATAGAAATagaataaatagaataaatataaatagttCTGTGTCTCTTCTGTGCCACAAATTAATCATATACTGTCACAGTTAGAgtagataatagttctgcctaAATGTACTATCTGGTCTCTTGGTCTCCTAACAGCGCTCTGCACAGGCAGCCCTGGAGGACAGTGAGAGTATTTTTACTGAGCTGATCCACTCCATTAAAGAAATGCTCTCTGAGCTGAC
Protein-coding sequences here:
- the LOC118241802 gene encoding uncharacterized protein LOC118241802, yielding MLPPNVKYYLNRTATFSLMSAILNDSLKQMNLSLMEIYSHAEGLFMTGSSTEDVAQNLLVAALTKMQDFVQLCTLSDWLSGTQGFPINNHEELEMLPSVTTAAVGVIVENMLNVCSEGTSCDFNEYGSDRPLWYFLQTVCDNINSATPRQPTHGAYCSMANEQLSIVQQANSSTKQCHTVGVAPYDPTKLLRIVPTYLSYEGSSDESLT